A portion of the Ricinus communis isolate WT05 ecotype wild-type chromosome 10, ASM1957865v1, whole genome shotgun sequence genome contains these proteins:
- the LOC8287217 gene encoding calcium load-activated calcium channel, with protein sequence MATPQFLSSFKYADSLTVVGISMCTAVVCEAISWILIYRTNSYRSLKSSIDKASKKLETMKTDTTKIITKKSKTKKIDRVETSLKESSRDLSLFKFKSGAVVALVLFIVFGLLNSLFEGKVVAKLPFTPIAIVRKMSHRGLQGDDATDCSMAFLYFLCSISIRTNLQKFLGFSPPRGAAGAGLFPMPDPKTN encoded by the coding sequence ATGGCGACACCACAATTCCTCTCATCCTTTAAATACGCCGACAGTCTTACGGTAGTCGGAATTTCAATGTGCACCGCAGTCGTCTGTGAAGCCATTTCATGGATCTTAATTTACCGTACAAACTCTTACAGATCCCTAAAATCATCCATCGACAAAGCTTCCAAAAAACTCGAAACTATGAAAACCGATACCACAAAAATCATCACAAAAAAGtccaaaaccaaaaaaatcGACCGTGTCGAGACCTCCCTGAAAGAATCAAGTCGCGATCTCTCTCTCTTCAAGTTCAAATCCGGCGCCGTTGTGGCTTTAGTTCTTTTCATCGTTTTTGGACTTCTGAATTCTCTTTTTGAAGGTAAAGTCGTTGCCAAATTACCGTTTACTCCTATTGCGATCGTTAGGAAAATGAGTCATAGAGGATTGCAAGGTGATGATGCTACTGATTGCTCGATGGCGTTTCTGTATTTTCTTTGTTCGATTAGTATCCGTACAAATCTCCAgaagtttttagggttttCGCCTCCTCGTGGTGCTGCTGGTGCCGGATTGTTCCCTATGCCTGATCccaaaacaaattaa